In one Nocardioides sp. NBC_00368 genomic region, the following are encoded:
- the msrA gene encoding peptide-methionine (S)-S-oxide reductase MsrA yields the protein MFGRPTQLFPEDRTLAGRDQALFELPAKHRVLGTPLLASPSDGTAPEGSEVAYFGLGCFWGAEEIFWQTPGVYSTAVGYQGGTTANPTYEEVCSGQTNHTEAVRVVFDPTVVSYADLVKKFFEVHDPTQGMRQGNDVGTQYRSALYYVSDAQRETAEELTKIYGEEIARRGYGEITTEIREVPTFYAAEPAHQQYLDRVPNGYRCHANTGIPFPATA from the coding sequence ATGTTCGGCCGACCGACTCAGCTCTTCCCCGAGGACCGCACGCTCGCCGGGCGCGACCAGGCGCTCTTCGAGCTGCCTGCGAAGCACCGGGTCCTCGGCACTCCCCTGCTCGCCTCCCCGTCGGACGGGACCGCTCCGGAAGGGTCCGAGGTGGCGTACTTCGGCCTCGGTTGTTTCTGGGGCGCCGAGGAGATCTTCTGGCAGACGCCGGGGGTCTACTCGACCGCTGTCGGGTATCAGGGCGGCACGACCGCCAACCCGACCTATGAGGAGGTCTGCAGCGGTCAGACCAACCACACCGAGGCGGTGCGTGTGGTCTTCGACCCGACCGTGGTGTCCTACGCCGACCTGGTCAAGAAGTTCTTCGAGGTCCACGACCCGACGCAGGGGATGCGGCAGGGCAACGACGTCGGTACGCAGTACCGCTCGGCGCTCTACTACGTCTCCGACGCGCAGCGGGAGACCGCCGAGGAGCTGACCAAGATCTACGGCGAGGAGATCGCTCGTCGTGGGTACGGCGAGATCACCACCGAGATCCGCGAGGTGCCGACCTTCTACGCCGCCGAGCCCGCGCATCAGCAGTACCTCGACCGCGTTCCCAACGGCTACCGCTGCCACGCGAACACGGGCATCCCCTTCCCCGCGACGGCCTGA